The Streptomyces sp. B3I8 nucleotide sequence ACGATGTCGACCATGACGCGCAGACCGAGCCGGTCGGCCTCCGCGACCATCGCGTCGAAGTCCTCCAGGGTGCCGAGACGGGGATCGACGTCGCGGTAGTCGGCGACGTCGTAGCCCCCGTCGGCGAGCTGCGAGGGGTAGAACGGGCTCAGCCAGACGGCGTCCACACCGAGGTCGGCGAGGTAGGGCAGACGGGAGGTGACACCAGGGATGTCCCCGATGCCGTCGCCGTCCGAGTCGGCGAAACTGCGCGGGTAGACCTGGTAGACGACGGCCTGCCGCCACCAGTGCGCATCGTGTGCGGAGGGGGCGGGGGAGTCGTGCTGGAGCATCTGTGAACCTCTCGTGCGAGCGCTCGGGACAGGGTGCGGACGGGCGGACGTACGGGTGGGGCTGAGGGTGGAGCCGGAAGCGGCCGTCACCGAGGAACAGGACTCCGTGCGGGGCTGCTCAGCCCTTCACGGCGCCCGTGGTCATGCCGGAGACGACCGACCGGCGGAAGATCAGCACCAGGAGCGCGATCGGCACGGTGGCCACCATCGCGCCGGCGAAGATCACCCCGTACGGGACCTGGTACTGGCTGGTGAACAGCGCGAGGCCGACGGAGACGGTGCGACGGTCGTCGGATCCGTTGAACGTGAGCGCGAGCAGGAACTCCGACCATGTCGCGGTGAAGGAGAACACCCCGGCCGTGAACAGCCCCGGCCGGGCCAGCGGCAGGATCACCGTGAGGGCGGTGCGCAGCGGACCGGCGCCGTCGACGACGGCGGCCTCCTCCAGCTCACCCGGGATGCGGCTGAGGTAGTTGCGCATGATCCAGATCGCGAAGGGCAGATTCAGCGCCACGTACGGAATGATCAGGCCCGGGTAGCTGTTGAGCAGCCCGGCCTGGCGCTCCATCAGGAACAGGGGCACGAGCAGGGCGATCGGCGGGAAGACCGACAGCATCAGCAACGCCGTCATGACGGCCCCGCGTCCGCGCAGCGGCATCCGGGCGAGGGCGTATCCGGCGAAGAACGACAGGGACAGGATCAGCACGGTGGACAGGCAGGCCACGACGACACTGTTGAGGAAGTAGTGGCCGATCCCGTTGCGGGTGAACGCGGTCTCGTAGTTGTCGAGGGTGGGCTGCTTCGGCAGCAGGGAGGGTGGCGTCGCGCTGATCTCCCTGGGCCCCTTGAGTGAGGAGGACACCATCCAGACCAGGGGCAGCGTGGCGCACACGGCGATGAGCAGCCCGCCGAGATTGACCACATTGAGGTAACGGCGCACGCCCGTGCGCGGGATGTGGCGGCTCATGCCCGTCCTCCTTCGTCGACGTGGGCGCGGAAGACGCGCAGGAACAGCAGGCAGCAGCCCATGACGATGACCGCCGTGGTGACCGCGACGGCGGCGCCGCCTCCGAAGTCGAGGTTCTGGAAGAGGATCCGGTACCCGAGGATCGCCACCGACTGGGTGGCCGTGCCCGGACCGCCCTGCGTCAGCACGAACGGCAGGTCGAAGATGCCGAACGCCTGGAGGATGCGGAAGAGGACCGCGATGGCGACGATGGGCCGCAGCTGCGGCAGGGTGACCTTCCAGAACGTGGTCCACGCGTTCGCGCCGTCGATCTCGGCGGCTTCGTACACGTCGCCCGGGATGAGCATCAGCCCGGCGAGCACGACGATGGCGACGAACGGCGTCGTCTTCCACACGTCGACGGCGACCAGCGCGGCCATCGCGGGCGCCGGCTGCCCGAGGATGTCGGGCTGGGTCCCGAACAACTGCTCGCACAGCCAGCCCACCGCGCCGTAGGTCCCGTTGAACAGGTACGCCCACAGCTGCGCGGCGACGACGTTGATCAGCGCCCAGGGCAGCAGGAGCAGCGCGAGAATCCAGCCGCGGGCGGCTCCCAGCCGTTCCAGGACGAGCGCCACCAGCGTCCCGAGGACCAGCTCGGCGAAGACCGAGACGACCGTGAATCCCAGTGTGAACGCCAGTGCCCGGTACCACTCGGAGTGCGTCAGGAGCGTCCCGTAGTGAGCGACGGTGGGCGAGCCGAGCCGCAGGCCGCCGTACTCGAGCCGGACCTCGCAGAACGACAGCACCAGCGAGAACAGGACGGGGAAGATTGTCACCGCGGCGATGACCAGGAGGGCGGGGGAGGCGAACAGCCACCCGGTGCGAGCACGACGGCGGGCGGTGGAGCTCACAGGCGCGCCCGCCGATGCCTGCCGCGGGGCTGCGGGGGACCCGCCGTTCTTCTCACCTTTCGACGGCGTCATCGCCGCCTTCATCGGTACGGAACTCACAGCGCTCTTCCTTCCAGGGCTGTTCGCAGGCCCTTCCCCGCGGCGCGTACGCCGGCCGCGGGGGAGAGGGCGCCGCGTACGACCTCGTTCGCAGGGGTGTACAGCGCCTTGCTCACCTGTGGGTAGTACGGGGTGACGGGCCGGGCCACGAGTCGCAGGTCGGCGGCGCGCAGAACTGTGGGATCTTTGGCAGCGCGTGCCTGGGGGCCGCTCAGCGCGGAGGTCGCCGCGGGGATGACGCCGGCCTCGCGGGCGAGGAGACGTTGCACCTCGTCCCCGGCGCAGAACCGGGCGAACTCCACGGCGGCGCCCAGCTCCCGTGAACTGGGATTGACGAAGTTGCTCCAGCCGCCGGCGCAGGAGACGCCGGAGCGGCCGGTGCCCTCGAAGCCCGGTCGCGGCACGGCCCCGATCTTTCCGGCGACGCGGGAGACACCCTGAGTGTTCGCGTTGACCCAGGCGTACGACCAGTTGCGCAGGAACAGGCCGCGTCCGTTGACGAAGGCGTCCTGCGAGTCGGATTCCTCGTACGTGGCCACGGTGCGGGGCGTGATCCCGTGGGCGGTGAACCCGGCCATCAGCGAGAATGCCCGCTCCGCCGCCGCTCCGCCCAGCGCGGCCCTTCCCTGCCCGTCCAGGACGGCGGCGCCGGCGTCGGCGAGGAACTCCGTGACGTTGGCCGTCAGCGACTCGGTCACCGCCGCCTGCCAGAGGAACCCGGCCTCGACGTCACCGGTCCGCTGCACCGTGCGGGAGGTGTGCTGCAGTTCCTCCCAGCTGCGGGGGACGCGCAGTCCGTGCTTCGCGAGCAGGTCCTTGCGGTAGAACAGGTAGCTGCTGTCGGTGAAGAACGGCACCGCGTAGACCTTGCCCCGATACGTGGAGCTGTCCCGCAGGGCGGGCGGATAGGCGTCCCAGAAGTCGCCCGGGAGCAGCTTCTCCACCGGCAACGCGAGCGAGGAGTGGCCGAACTGCGCGGGCCATGTCGTGTCGCCCAGGTACACGTCGGGCTGGGCGGAGCCGCCGGCGAGCTGGGTGGTGAGCGCGCTGCGGTTGCCGTCCGAGGTGGACAGGGCGTTGATCTTCGAGACAGTGATCAACGGATGCCGCCGCTCGAAGGCGCGGATGATCAGGTCCGCGACCACTCCGCCGCGTCGTGAGGGAATCTCGGAGACCCACCAGGTCAGCCGGGCGGGCTTGCGGGGAACGGCCGAGGCCTGTGCGAGCAGGTCGTCGAGGTCCTTCCCGCCGCACCCGGCCAACAGGCCCGCCGCGGCGGCGCTCACGGCGCCTGTCAGCAATGCTCTGCGGTGCAGGGGCATGGCGTACTCCTCCTCTCTCGGACTGTCTGATGACAGCGCTGTCACCGTAGGGAGCGGCTGTACGACGTGTCAACGGTCACACGTGCTCGAGTATCGCGGTCGATCATGATGACAGCGCTGTCTTCAGGTAAGACCTGGTCAGCCGGTCGTTGTGTTAGCGTCCCGCACATGGTCGGTGAAGCCGTTGAAAAGGGCGCCACGCTGGCGGATGTCGCCCGGCGGGCCGGAGTCTCGCCCTCGACCGTCTCGCGTACCCTGCGCGGCCTGTCGACGGTGTCTCCCGCGACCCGCGCTCGCGTGGAGGAAGCCGCGCGCGAACTGTCGTTCGCGATCTCGCGCAGTGCGTCCAGTCTGGTCACGGGGCGCACCGGCCGGGTGGCCGTACTCGTGCCCAACCTCGATTCCTGGTTCCTCGGCGCGGCGCTCGCCGGCATGGCGCCCGCACTCAACGCGGCCGGGCTGGACATGCTGGTCTACAGCGTCACCACCGCCGAACAGCGCGCCCAGTTCTTCGACCGACTGCCGGCCCGCCGCAACGCCGACGCCCTGCTCGTGGTCAGTTTCGCGCTGTCCCCCGAGGAACGAGCGCGTCTGGACGACCTGGGAATGCCCCTGGTCTTCGTCAGCCAGCACGAACAGGGCAGGGCAGGCGTCTATGTGGATGATGTGGAGGCCGCCCAGCGAGGCACCCGCTATCTGCTCAACCTCGGCCACCGGCGCATCGCCTACCTGGAGCCTGCGGACGCCTCGGGCTTCGCCTGGAGCAGCCGAGCCCGGCTGGACGGTTACCGCGCGGCCCTGGCGGAGGCGGGTGTCGACAGGGACGACGACCTTGTCCGCGAGGTCGCCCACTGGGAGGGGCCGAGCCTGGAAGCGGCGGTGGGGCGTCTGCTGAGTCTCGCGGAGCCCCCCACAGCGATCTTCGCCGAGACGGACGACATCGCCTTCAGGCTTCTCACGGTGCTGCGCGGCGTCAACGTTCCGGTGCCGCAGCGCATGTCGATCCTCGGCTTCGACGGTCACGCGATGGCCGAGCCGTGGGACCTGTCCACGATGGCGCAGCCGGCCCGCCGACTGGGCGAGGCGGCAGCGGAGTTGGCACACGGAGTGATCCACGATCCCGAGGCGAACCGGGAACGACTTGTGGTCCTGCCGGTGGAACTCGTCCCACGAGGCAGCACCGGGCCGGGTCCCTCCTTGGGGGACCGATGACGAAGGCGGCGTGACGGACCGCCGGACGCGACTCGCCGGCCGTGCTCCGCGGGCCCCTCCCGACCCGGACGGTCGGCACGCCCGCCCCAGCGTCCCTGCGGGCCCACCTGCGCAGTGGCTCCCCGGTGGTCCCACGCATCGCGGCCACCGCCGCGTACGTGCGCCTGCCGTCGCCCGTGCCGAACAGTGCGGCGGCGTCCCTCCGGAACAGGGTGTCCCCGCGGCACGCGGACCTGGCCACCACCGGCCGCTACCCGCACGTTCCGTGTCGAGGACCCCTTCGACGTCTTCCAGGCCCACTACCACCGGCCCCGCGTTCGGCCCAGCATCGCGCCCGGCCACGACCCGGACGACGTCAAGGCGGTGTCCGGCGGCCGACCCGCAGACCTTCACCGCCCGCAACCGCCGCACCCACTGCAACGCCGACCACCCCCTTCGTCCCCGCTCCCGTCAGCCGGTTCCCGGAGCGGAGCTCGAGGCGGCACCGGCGCCGCTGACCAGCACACCGCTGGGCCCCTTCTTGGACCTTCCCGGGCCCCGGCCTCCGAGATCCTGCGCATCGTCGAGCGGGTCACCGAGGGCCGTCCCAACCCTGGGCGCCGGCGGGCTGCCGTCAGGCGGGTCTCCTCCGTCCTGGAGGAGATGCCTGACGACACCTGGCGGGAACAGTGGCAGGCCGGCGGCTTCGACGACGAAGGCGCC carries:
- a CDS encoding carbohydrate ABC transporter permease codes for the protein MSRHIPRTGVRRYLNVVNLGGLLIAVCATLPLVWMVSSSLKGPREISATPPSLLPKQPTLDNYETAFTRNGIGHYFLNSVVVACLSTVLILSLSFFAGYALARMPLRGRGAVMTALLMLSVFPPIALLVPLFLMERQAGLLNSYPGLIIPYVALNLPFAIWIMRNYLSRIPGELEEAAVVDGAGPLRTALTVILPLARPGLFTAGVFSFTATWSEFLLALTFNGSDDRRTVSVGLALFTSQYQVPYGVIFAGAMVATVPIALLVLIFRRSVVSGMTTGAVKG
- a CDS encoding carbohydrate ABC transporter permease gives rise to the protein MSSVPMKAAMTPSKGEKNGGSPAAPRQASAGAPVSSTARRRARTGWLFASPALLVIAAVTIFPVLFSLVLSFCEVRLEYGGLRLGSPTVAHYGTLLTHSEWYRALAFTLGFTVVSVFAELVLGTLVALVLERLGAARGWILALLLLPWALINVVAAQLWAYLFNGTYGAVGWLCEQLFGTQPDILGQPAPAMAALVAVDVWKTTPFVAIVVLAGLMLIPGDVYEAAEIDGANAWTTFWKVTLPQLRPIVAIAVLFRILQAFGIFDLPFVLTQGGPGTATQSVAILGYRILFQNLDFGGGAAVAVTTAVIVMGCCLLFLRVFRAHVDEGGRA
- a CDS encoding extracellular solute-binding protein, which codes for MPLHRRALLTGAVSAAAAGLLAGCGGKDLDDLLAQASAVPRKPARLTWWVSEIPSRRGGVVADLIIRAFERRHPLITVSKINALSTSDGNRSALTTQLAGGSAQPDVYLGDTTWPAQFGHSSLALPVEKLLPGDFWDAYPPALRDSSTYRGKVYAVPFFTDSSYLFYRKDLLAKHGLRVPRSWEELQHTSRTVQRTGDVEAGFLWQAAVTESLTANVTEFLADAGAAVLDGQGRAALGGAAAERAFSLMAGFTAHGITPRTVATYEESDSQDAFVNGRGLFLRNWSYAWVNANTQGVSRVAGKIGAVPRPGFEGTGRSGVSCAGGWSNFVNPSSRELGAAVEFARFCAGDEVQRLLAREAGVIPAATSALSGPQARAAKDPTVLRAADLRLVARPVTPYYPQVSKALYTPANEVVRGALSPAAGVRAAGKGLRTALEGRAL
- a CDS encoding LacI family DNA-binding transcriptional regulator, producing the protein MVGEAVEKGATLADVARRAGVSPSTVSRTLRGLSTVSPATRARVEEAARELSFAISRSASSLVTGRTGRVAVLVPNLDSWFLGAALAGMAPALNAAGLDMLVYSVTTAEQRAQFFDRLPARRNADALLVVSFALSPEERARLDDLGMPLVFVSQHEQGRAGVYVDDVEAAQRGTRYLLNLGHRRIAYLEPADASGFAWSSRARLDGYRAALAEAGVDRDDDLVREVAHWEGPSLEAAVGRLLSLAEPPTAIFAETDDIAFRLLTVLRGVNVPVPQRMSILGFDGHAMAEPWDLSTMAQPARRLGEAAAELAHGVIHDPEANRERLVVLPVELVPRGSTGPGPSLGDR